The following coding sequences lie in one Alicyclobacillus curvatus genomic window:
- the thiD gene encoding bifunctional hydroxymethylpyrimidine kinase/phosphomethylpyrimidine kinase, protein MMRTTEGHVVRALTIAGSDSGGGAGIQADLKTMHQFGVYGMSVITALTAQNTTGVQGIFDVSPAFVRQQLESVWSDIGVDAVKTGMLANSQIIDTVARFLREQGARNLVVDPVMIAKGGSPLLETEAVQSLRHELLPLGVVVTPNLPEAEVLCGFEIRSTEDIHRACEDIAAMGPQTVVLKGGHTPLRWERSDGVAPADASPSGLAVDVVYSGGAFTYFASERVRSEKTHGTGCTFSSAITSMLAQGCTVLESIASAKAFIAGAISGAADWDVGAGHGPTDHTAAVPVKFSPEAGRFYLYQGGKWSLLASGH, encoded by the coding sequence ATGATGCGAACAACTGAAGGGCATGTGGTGCGGGCGTTGACGATAGCGGGATCGGACAGTGGAGGCGGCGCCGGAATCCAAGCAGACCTTAAGACCATGCACCAGTTTGGGGTCTATGGGATGTCCGTAATAACGGCACTTACGGCGCAGAACACGACAGGTGTCCAAGGAATATTTGACGTTTCGCCAGCGTTTGTCCGCCAGCAGTTGGAGTCCGTCTGGAGCGACATTGGCGTTGATGCCGTGAAAACTGGCATGTTGGCGAACTCTCAAATCATTGACACGGTGGCAAGGTTTCTGCGGGAACAGGGGGCGAGGAACCTCGTGGTCGATCCGGTGATGATAGCAAAAGGCGGCAGCCCCCTGCTCGAAACGGAGGCTGTCCAGTCGTTGCGGCACGAACTCTTGCCGCTCGGAGTGGTTGTGACACCAAACTTGCCAGAGGCTGAAGTGCTATGTGGGTTTGAAATTCGCAGTACGGAGGACATACATCGCGCGTGCGAGGATATTGCCGCGATGGGCCCACAGACCGTGGTTCTCAAAGGGGGGCATACGCCGCTGCGCTGGGAGCGCAGTGACGGAGTTGCCCCTGCGGACGCCTCCCCCAGTGGACTCGCCGTTGATGTCGTGTATTCAGGGGGCGCGTTTACGTACTTTGCGAGTGAGAGGGTGAGGAGCGAGAAAACCCACGGTACAGGCTGCACCTTCTCCTCAGCGATTACATCCATGTTGGCTCAGGGGTGTACGGTCCTCGAATCGATTGCCAGTGCTAAGGCGTTCATTGCTGGTGCCATCTCTGGTGCAGCAGATTGGGATGTCGGTGCTGGACACGGGCCCACTGACCACACTGCTGCCGTACCCGTGAAATTCAGCCCTGAGGCGGGTCGGTTCTATTTGTACCAGGGAGGCAAGTGGTCGCTCCTTGCGAGCGGCCACTAA